A window from Phalacrocorax aristotelis chromosome 5, bGulAri2.1, whole genome shotgun sequence encodes these proteins:
- the RAB3GAP1 gene encoding rab3 GTPase-activating protein catalytic subunit, which translates to MAADSEPESEVFEITDFTTASEWERFISKIEEVLNDWKLIGISSGKPLEKGVYTTGTWEEKSDEISFADFRFSITHHYLVQEPSDKDGKEELVEDALPLPMQDLLCMSNDFPPRAHCLVRWYGLREFVVIAPAANNDAVLSESKCNLLLSSISIALGNTGCQVPLFVQIHHKWRRMYVGECQGPGVRTDFEMVHLRKVPNQYIHLSGLLDVFKSKIGCPLTPLPPVSMAIRLTYVLQDWQQYFWPQQPPDIDALVGGEVGGLEFGKLPFGACEDPISELHLATTWPHLTEGIIVDNDVYSDLDPIQAPQWSVRVRKADNPQCLLGDFLTEFFKLCRRKESTDEILGRSAFEEEGKEVADITHALSKLTEPAPVPIHKLSVTNMVHSAKKKIRKHRGVDESPLNNEVLNAILLFLFPDAADKLADGFESRMSSSAGNNPPPENEDYNLFSQFKSAPSDSLTYKLALCLCMINFYHGGVKGVAHLWQEFVLEMRYRWENNYLIPGLANGPPDLRCCLLHQKLQMLNCCIERKKARDEGKRGNTSDCSPGGTSGDAGKGADHSGDNPDKEKEVGKSWESWSDSEEEFFECLSDTEDLKGNGQDNGKKGGAKEGNKEAVNLKPEGRLHPHGKLMLLHPGEPLYIPITQEPAPMTEDLLEEQSEVLAKLGTSAEGAHLRARMQSACLLSDMESFKAANPGCCLEDFVRWYSPRDYIEEEVVDEKGNIVIKGELSARMKIPSNMWVEAWETAKPVPARRQKRLFDDTREAEKVLHYLAVQKPADLARHLLPCIIHAAVLKVKEEEALEDISSVKKIIKQIISHSSKVLRFANPENKKLEEIITQIMSVEAIIARARSLKAKFGVEKCENEEEKEDLQRFVNCLLEQPEVSVIGAGRGPAGSIIHKLFVNAQRASAVPPLDEELRRAGSSEERRLNAGAVSDFPPPTGREVILRATVPRPAPYSKPLPQRMYSVLTKEDFRLAGAFSADTTFF; encoded by the exons ATGGCGGCCGACAGCGAA CCCGAGTCGGAGGTGTTCGAGATCACGGACTTCACCACCGCCTCCGAGTGGGAGAG gtttatttcaaaaataGAAGAAGTATTGAATGACTGGAAACTTATTGGGATTTCTTCAGGCAAACCTCTAGAAAAG GGTGTATACACCACAGGAACATGGGAAGAGAAATCAGATGAAATTTCATTTGCCGACTTCAGATTCTCAATTACCCATCATTACCTTGTACAAGAACCCAGTGACAAAGATGGGAAAGAAGAACTGGTAGAAG atgcCCTTCCTCTGCCTATGCAGGACTTGCTGTGCATGAGCAATGACTTTCCTCCTAGAGCTCACTGTCTGGTAAGATG GTATGGCTTACGTGAGTTTGTGGTTATTGCTCCGGCTGCAAATAACGATGCAGTTCTTAGTGAATCCAAATGTAACCTTTTGCTGAGTtccatttccattgcattagGAAACACTGGCTG TCAGGTACCACTGTTTGTGCAAATACATCATAAATGGCGACGAATGTATGTTGGAGAATGTCAGGGTCCAGGAGTTCGAACTGACTTCGAAATGGTTCATCTTCGCAAAGTGCCAAATCAGTATATTCATTTATCTGGATTACTAGATGTCTTCAAATCCAAGATT GGATGCCCGTTAACACCACTGCCTCCGGTTAGCATGGCTATCCGGCTAACATATGTGCTTCAAGACTGGCAGCAGTATTTCTGGCCACAGCAGCCGCCAG ATATAGATGCTCTAGTTGGGGGAGAAGTTGGAGGCCTTGAGTTTGGGAAGTTACCATTTGGTGCCTGTGAGGATCCTATTAG tgagCTTCATTTAGCTACTACATGGCCTCACCTAACGGAAGGTATAATTGTTGACAATGATGTTTATTC gGACCTGGATCCTATTCAAGCACCTCAGTGGTCTGTGAGAGTCAGAAAAGCAGATAACCCTCAGTGTCTGTTGG GTGACTTCCTTACTGAATTCTTCAAGCTTTGCCGTCGGAAGGAGTCGACTGATGAGATACTTGGAAGGTCTGCGtttgaagaggaaggaaaag AGGTTGCTGATATTACCCATGCTTTGTCGAAGCTCACAGAGCCAGCACCAGTCCCGATACATAAATTATCAGTCACAAATATGGTTCACagtgcaaagaagaaaattcgCAAGCACAGAGGTGTAGATGAATCACCTTTAAACAATGAAGTTCTGAACGCTATTCTTCTG ttCTTATTTCCTGATGCTGCTGACAAACTTGCAGATGGATTTGAAAGCAGAATGAGCTCTTCAGCAGGAAACAATCCTCCTCCAGAGAATGAAGATTAT AATCTCTTCAGTCAGTTTAAATCTGCTCCTTCTGATAGTCTGACGTACAAACTAGCTTTATGTCTTTGTATGATAAACTTCTACCATGGAGGAGTAAAAGGAGTGGCACATCTTTGGCAAGAATTTGTGTTAGAGATGCGCTACAGATGGGAGAACAACTACCTGATTCCAGg ATTAGCTAATGGCCCTCCAGATCTGAGATGCTGTTTACTGCATCAGAAACTTCAG ATGTTAAATTGTTGcattgaaagaaagaaagcaagagatgaggggaaaagggggaacaCGTCTGATTGTTCACCTGGTGGTACTTCTGGTGATGCTGGAAAAGGAGCAGACCACTCTGGAGATAACCctgacaaggaaaaagaagttggCAAGTCTTGGGAATCGTGGAGTGACAGTGAAGAGGAATTTTTTGAATGTCTAAGTGACACAGAAGATCTTAAAGGAAATGGGCAGGACaatggaaagaaaggaggagcaAAAGAAGGCAACAAAGAGGCTGTAAACTTAAAACCAGAAGGTCGTTTGCATCCGCACGGAAAGCTGATGCTGCTGCATCCAGGAGAGCCCCTCTACATTCCGATAACACAG GAACCAGCACCCATGACTGAAGATTTGCTGGAAGAACAGTCTGAGGTCCTGGCAAAACTAGGGACATCAGCAGAAGGTGCTCATCTTCGGGCACGCATGCAGAGCGCCTGCTTGCTCTCAGATATGGAGTCTTTTAAG GCGGCTAATCCTGGCTGTTGTCTGGAGGATTTTGTGAGGTGGTACTCCCCTCGGGATTACATCGAAGAGGAAGTGGTCGATGAAAAGGGGAATATAGTAATTAAGGGTGAGCTAAGTGCCCGAATGAAGATTCCCAGTAACATGTGGGTAGAGGCCTGGGAGACAGCAAAACCAGTCCCAGCCCGGAGGCAGAAGAGACTGTTTGATGACACtagagaagcagagaag GTGCTTCATTACCTGGCAGTTCAGAAGCCAGCTGACCTTGCAAGGCACCTCTTGCCTTGCATCATCCATGCAGCTGTACTCAAGGTAAAGGAAGAAG AAGCACTAGAAGATATATCTTCAGTTAAGAAGATTATTAAGCAGATAATATCCCATTCCAGCAAAGTTCTACGATTTGCTAATCCAGAGAACAAGAAGTTGGAA GAAATCATCACTCAGATTATGAGTGTGGAAGCTATCATTGCCAGGGCCAGGtctctgaaagcaaaatttggggtagagaaatgtgaaaatgaggaggagaaagaagatcTGCAAAG ATTTGTAAACTGTCTCCTGGAGCAGCCAGAAGTGTCAGTTATTGGTGCAGGAAGAGGACCTGCTGGTAGCATTATTCATAAGCTGTTCGTGAATGCTCAGAGG GCTTCTGCAGTGCCTCCACTTGACGAAGAATTGAGGAGGGCGGGTTCATCGGAGGAGCGAAGACTCAACGCAGGGGCTGTTTCAGATTTCCCGCCGCCCACAGGCCGCGAGGTGATTTTGCGTGCAACCGTCCCGCGCCCCGCTCCTTACTCCAAGCCATTGCCCCAGCGCATGTACAGTGTGCTGACAAAGGAAGATTTTCGACTTGCAGGTGCCTTTTCAGCAGATACAACGTTCTTCTGA